One genomic window of Pontibacillus halophilus JSM 076056 = DSM 19796 includes the following:
- the ilvC gene encoding ketol-acid reductoisomerase has protein sequence MTQVWYQNDIQEEVLKQKKIAIIGYGSQGHAHAQNLKESGFDVVVGLRKGKSWDKAVEDGLEVKSVADATRDAQVVMILLPDEHQPSVFEQEVRPNLQRGDALAFAHGFNVHFNQVVPPQDVDVFLVAPKGPGHLVRRTFTEGAGVPSLFGVEQDVTGECTKLALAYAKGIGSGRAGVLETTFQEETETDLFGEQAVLCGGLSSLVKAGFETLTEAGYQPEVAYFECMHELKLIVDLMYEGGLENMRYSISDTAQWGDFVSGKRIVNEDTKSRMKDVLTDIQNGTFAKGWILENQVNRPQFNAINTKENNHQIEQVGRELRELMPFVKQPAKPKKDVVTHGSR, from the coding sequence ATGACACAAGTATGGTACCAGAATGATATTCAAGAAGAGGTATTAAAACAAAAGAAAATCGCCATCATCGGCTATGGTTCTCAAGGACACGCACACGCTCAGAATCTTAAGGAATCAGGATTTGACGTCGTCGTTGGCTTACGAAAAGGCAAATCGTGGGACAAAGCAGTTGAAGATGGGCTAGAAGTTAAATCAGTCGCTGATGCCACTCGTGACGCGCAGGTCGTGATGATCCTTCTTCCTGACGAACACCAACCTAGCGTCTTCGAACAAGAAGTACGTCCGAACCTTCAAAGAGGCGATGCCCTAGCCTTCGCTCATGGCTTTAACGTTCACTTCAACCAAGTCGTTCCTCCTCAAGATGTAGACGTCTTCCTCGTCGCTCCGAAAGGCCCGGGTCATCTTGTACGACGGACCTTCACAGAAGGAGCAGGTGTACCTTCTCTATTCGGGGTCGAACAAGATGTAACCGGTGAATGTACTAAGCTCGCTCTCGCCTATGCCAAAGGAATTGGTTCAGGTCGTGCCGGTGTACTTGAAACAACGTTCCAAGAAGAAACGGAAACAGATCTCTTCGGTGAACAAGCGGTCCTCTGTGGTGGGCTTTCAAGCCTTGTAAAGGCTGGATTTGAGACGTTGACAGAAGCCGGATACCAGCCTGAGGTTGCCTACTTTGAATGTATGCATGAATTAAAGCTTATTGTGGACCTCATGTATGAAGGTGGACTTGAGAACATGCGTTATTCCATTTCCGACACAGCCCAGTGGGGAGATTTCGTATCTGGGAAACGCATTGTGAACGAAGATACGAAATCTCGCATGAAAGACGTACTAACAGATATTCAGAATGGCACATTTGCGAAAGGTTGGATTCTTGAGAATCAAGTCAACCGTCCGCAGTTCAATGCAATCAATACGAAAGAGAACAATCATCAAATCGAGCAAGTAGGACGTGAGCTTCGTGAATTGATGCCGTTCGTTAAACAACCAGCCAAGCCGAAGAAGGATGTGGTAACGCATGGCTCACGTTAA
- a CDS encoding 2-isopropylmalate synthase, with amino-acid sequence MAHVNIFDTTLRDGEQSPGVNLNGLEKLEIAKQLERLGVDIMEAGFPASSKNEFDSVKTIAQTIRTSSVTGLARAKKSDIDTAWEALNYAAEPRLHIFLATSPIHMTHKLKKTPEEVIETAVEMVSYARERFPQVEWSAEDACRSDLDFLATIIERVIDAGATVINLPDTVGYTTPEEYGFLFRYMRENVPNIDRVSLSAHCHDDLGMAVANSLAAIENGATQVEGTINGIGERAGNASLEEIAVALKIRGDKLPYTTNLVLHELKRTSDMVSKFTGMKVPGNKAVVGANAFAHESGIHQDGVLKNASTYEIITPELVGVKANNLVLGKHSGRHAFKDRTIALGYDLTEAQISEGFKQFKLLTDKKKEVTDDDLFTILVDLQTKNEDISQYELQAFQVHYGSGNRPSATVALRKPDGNVVETAGIGQGSVEAIYNTMEALISEKIVLTDYSLHSVGEGRDALAEVYVRLNVQDTPVSGRGAAQDVLEASAQAFLNAVNRVYVNQFLAQKDQVQL; translated from the coding sequence ATGGCTCACGTTAATATCTTCGACACGACGCTTCGTGATGGAGAACAATCTCCTGGGGTCAATTTGAACGGTCTTGAGAAGCTTGAAATCGCCAAACAGTTAGAACGTCTTGGAGTTGACATTATGGAAGCAGGATTCCCTGCTTCCTCCAAGAACGAATTCGACTCGGTGAAGACGATTGCCCAAACGATACGAACGAGTTCTGTAACCGGATTGGCTCGTGCGAAGAAGTCAGATATTGATACAGCATGGGAGGCACTCAACTATGCCGCTGAACCTCGGCTGCATATCTTCCTTGCCACTTCCCCTATCCACATGACCCATAAATTAAAAAAGACACCTGAGGAAGTAATCGAAACTGCGGTAGAGATGGTGTCGTATGCGAGGGAACGATTCCCACAAGTGGAATGGTCGGCAGAAGACGCCTGCCGCTCAGATCTCGACTTTCTAGCTACGATCATCGAACGAGTCATTGATGCAGGAGCCACCGTCATCAACCTTCCAGATACGGTCGGGTATACAACTCCCGAAGAATACGGATTCCTCTTCCGCTACATGCGTGAGAACGTTCCAAATATTGACCGTGTTTCCCTTTCTGCCCACTGCCACGATGATCTTGGTATGGCGGTTGCCAATTCTCTCGCAGCCATCGAGAACGGCGCTACACAAGTTGAAGGAACGATCAATGGCATTGGTGAACGCGCTGGAAATGCCTCTCTAGAAGAGATTGCTGTTGCTCTTAAAATCCGGGGAGATAAGCTCCCTTACACAACCAACCTTGTCCTTCACGAACTGAAGCGAACAAGCGATATGGTCAGCAAATTTACTGGCATGAAGGTTCCTGGTAACAAAGCCGTGGTTGGCGCTAACGCATTTGCCCATGAATCAGGAATCCATCAGGACGGGGTGCTTAAGAATGCATCAACCTATGAAATTATTACCCCTGAACTTGTAGGAGTAAAGGCTAACAATCTAGTCCTTGGTAAACATTCAGGTCGCCACGCTTTCAAAGATAGAACGATTGCACTTGGCTATGACCTAACAGAAGCTCAAATTTCAGAAGGGTTCAAGCAATTTAAGCTTCTGACAGATAAGAAGAAAGAAGTAACAGACGATGACTTGTTCACGATTCTTGTCGATCTACAGACGAAGAACGAAGATATCTCTCAATATGAGCTTCAAGCCTTTCAAGTCCACTACGGTTCTGGTAATCGTCCATCAGCTACTGTTGCCCTCCGTAAACCTGATGGCAACGTCGTGGAAACAGCGGGCATTGGCCAAGGAAGTGTAGAGGCCATCTACAACACGATGGAAGCCCTCATTTCTGAGAAGATTGTCTTAACGGACTACTCTCTTCACTCTGTTGGCGAAGGACGTGACGCATTGGCTGAAGTCTACGTTCGCTTAAATGTACAAGACACGCCAGTTAGCGGTCGCGGAGCTGCGCAAGATGTATTAGAAGCTTCTGCACAAGCATTTCTCAATGCTGTCAACCGCGTCTATGTCAATCAATTTCTAGCACAGAAAGACCAAGTACAACTATAA
- the ilvN gene encoding acetolactate synthase small subunit, with translation MKRIITATVQNRSGVLNRVTGLLQKRQFNIESISVGRTETEGISKMTFVVDVEDHQKLEQLTKQLHKQIDVLKVSDITDKAIVARELALIKVVANAQQRNELQTMIEPFRASIIDVSRDSLTVQVTGKPDKIEALIDLLRPYGIKDLARTGVTAFLRGQQPHVAELTNYSLLK, from the coding sequence ATGAAGCGAATCATTACAGCAACCGTACAAAACCGAAGCGGAGTCCTCAACCGAGTCACAGGTCTCCTTCAAAAACGCCAATTCAACATCGAGAGCATCTCTGTTGGACGTACAGAAACAGAAGGCATTTCAAAAATGACCTTTGTTGTAGACGTGGAGGACCATCAGAAGTTAGAACAGCTGACGAAACAACTGCACAAACAAATTGATGTCTTGAAAGTGTCTGATATTACGGACAAAGCCATTGTCGCTCGGGAGCTTGCATTGATTAAAGTTGTGGCAAACGCCCAACAACGGAATGAACTTCAGACAATGATTGAACCATTTCGTGCATCTATCATCGATGTGAGCCGAGACAGCTTGACCGTCCAAGTAACAGGTAAGCCAGATAAGATCGAAGCCTTAATTGATTTACTCCGCCCATATGGGATTAAAGATTTAGCTCGCACCGGCGTGACTGCCTTCCTAAGAGGCCAACAACCCCATGTCGCCGAGCTAACGAATTATTCTCTTTTAAAATAA